One stretch of Arachis hypogaea cultivar Tifrunner chromosome 20, arahy.Tifrunner.gnm2.J5K5, whole genome shotgun sequence DNA includes these proteins:
- the LOC140183243 gene encoding uncharacterized protein — protein MKTISSIQAFRDFINGGSLVDLGYEGSMFTWSNKQAGINFIRERLDRCLASIQWKQNYPNGSVVHLDDTGSDHRPLLVSSYRGGFKTKRRFRFQERWCDSEEARHNLVAWQKNLSTNLKKNIAELNSKLNAEKDKGAGADTTMIRVLEVKPEDEYEREKRFWKEKARLQWGDKNTKFFHAKFRMRSSKNKLHRLESDSGEVGTNPEQIASIAQQYFKNLFTTSKPKEPTEELEGLTRRVDNNTNRRLTRPVSDQEIKDAVFSINPLVAPGEDGFTAKFYQFFWDTIKRDVLNAVHSFFEGGKMLRAFNHTHICLIPKDSNISKMN, from the exons atgaaaactaTATCTTCTATTCAAGCTTTTCGAGACTTTATTAATGGAGGTAGCCTGGTTGATCTTGGATATGAAGGTAGTATGTTCACTTGGAGTAATAAACAGGCAGGAATTAACTTTATTCGAGAAAGATTGGATAGATGTTTGGCCTCTATTCAGTGGAAACAGAATTACCCAAATGGCTCGGTGGTGCACTTAGATGACACAGGATCTGACCATAGACCGCTTCTGGTTTCCTCGTATAGAGGAGGTTTTAAAACAAAGAGAAGGTTCAGATTTCAGGAAAGATGGTGTGATAGCGAAGAAGCTAG ACACAATTTGGTAGCATGGCAGAAAAATTTGTCTACTAACTTGAAGAAAAATATTGCTGAATTAAACTCAAAGCTGAATGCAGAGAAGGATAAAGGTGCAGGGGCTGACACTACTATGATTCGGGTCTTAGAGGTGAAACCAGAAGATGAATATGAGAGGGAGAAAAGATTCTGGAAAGAAAAGGCCAGGTTGCAGTGGGGTGATAAGAACACAAAATTCTTTCATGCCAAATTCCGTATGCGGAGTAGCAAAAACAAGTTGCACAGGCTGGAAAGTGATTCGGGTGAGGTTGGTACTAATCCAGAACAAATAGCTAGTATTGCGCAGCAATATTTTAAAAACCTATTTACTACTTCTAAACCAAAGGAGCCGACTGAGGAGCTGGAGGGGTTGACTAGAAGGGTAGATAACAATACCAATCGAAGGCTAACTAGACCAGTCTCGGATCAAGAAATCAAAGATGCAGTTTTTTCTATTAATCCTCTTGTAGCACCTGGAGAGGATGGATTCACTGCAAAATTCTATCAGTTTTTCTGGGACACTATTAAAAGGGATGTTCTTAATGCTGTTCATAGCTTCTTTGAGGGAGGGAAGATGCTCAGAGCCTTCAATCATACACACATATGCTTAATTCCTAAAGACTCCAACATTAGCAAAATGAACTAG